The Nitrospirota bacterium genomic sequence TTTCATCATTCTTGATATTCAACTCCCTGACATCAGCGGGTTCGAGGTCCTGCCGCTGCTGCGCAGTTCAGAACTGGACCCTCACGTCCCCGTCATCGCCATGACCTCCTATGCCATGAGCGGGGACAGGGAAAGACTCCTCAATGCGGGCTGCACGGGCTATATAGAAAAACCGATTGATCCCGAGACCGTAATGAAGGAGATAAAGAAGATCATAGGAGAAACTGCATGAAGATATTGATCACTGAGGACAACGCTGATGACAGAAAGATGCTGAAGTTTAACCTTGAGCATCATGGCTGCGAGGTTATAGAGGCTTCAGATGGGGCAGAAGGGCTGCATCTGGCAAACGCAAAAAAGCCTGACATGATCGTCTCTGATGCGCTTATGCCGGTGATGGACGGCTTCCAGTTCCTCAGGAGTGTAAAAACAGACGAAGCCCTGAAATCAATCCCCTTTGTTTTTTACTCTGCTGTTTATACCGGTAACAAAGAGGCAGAGCTTGCAATTTCTCTTGGGGCCGAAGCTTTTATCATCAAGCCAAAAGACCCGCAGGAGTTTTGGGACGAACTGATAGGCATACTCGAAAAATACAGGCTCAGAAACCAAAATAAGTCTGCCCCTCAACTGATAGATGAAGAAGAGGCTTTTCTGAGGAAATACAGCCACGTTGTCGCTGCCAAACTGGAGGAGAAGGTACGGGAGCTTGAGAAGGCCAAGGCAACCATATTGGAGAGTGAGCAGTGCTACAGGAACCTCTTCACCAGTTTGAGGGATGTATTTATAACCGTTGATAAGGAACGCAGGATCATAAATGCAAATCAGCCTGCGCTGAGAGATCTGTTCGGCTATGAGGTTGAGGAAATTGGCGGCCAAACAACACGGATATTATATGCCGATGACAACAGCTTTGGCCTGATCGGAAACAAAATATCCACCATTGATAAACCCGATAGGCCGGTAATAGCTGAAGTGAAATTCAGGACAAAAAGTGACACTGTTTTTATCGGTGAAATCTCCCTCCAGAAATTAACCGACAATAAGGGCAATTTTATAGGCAACATTGAAATGATACGGGATGTGACCGACCAGAAGAAACTGGAAGAACAGCTCAGGCACGCCCAGAAGATGGAGGCTGTCGGCACGCTGGCAGGCGGTATTGCGCATGATTTCAATAATATCCTCAATGTGATCATGGGGTATGGCACGATGATCATGGACAAGTTGGAAGCCGATAGCCTCTTGAAGGAACAGATGAATGAAGTCCTCACTGCCGCCGAGAGGGCTGCGAATCTGACCAAAAGACTGCTTGTCTTCAGCAGAAAACGGGCGGTTGAGGTGAAGCCCATTAATATCAACGAGACTATCCTCGGCCTGCAGAAAATGCTTGGCCGGATTATCAGAGAGAATGTCTTATTGCATCTTGCTCTGGCAGACGGGGAGCTGAACGTATTGGCGGATGAAGGACAGATTGAACAGGTACTGATGAATCTTGCCGCAAATGCCAGGGACGCGATGCCTGAGGGCGGACAGCTGACAATCGGCACCGGACTTCAGGTAATAGATGAGGAATATGTTGCGATGTACGGATATGGGAAACCCGGAACCCATGCCCTTATCACGGTCGCTGATACCGGCTATGGTATGGACACTGAAACTCAGAAAAAGATATTTGAGCCTTTTTTTACCACGAAAGGCGTTGGAGAAGGGACAGGGCTCGGCCTTGCTATCTCCTACGGAATAATAAAACAGCATAACGGATACATTAAGGTATACAGCGAACCAGAACAAGGCACGGTATTCAAAATATTCCTGCCTCTCAGTGAAGAAGCAGCATCTCCGGACGGGGAAAAAGAGGTCCCTGCTGATGTCAAGGGCGGAAATGAGACAATACTCGTCGCTGAAGACGATGCTTCCCTGAGGAAATTGACCAGTTCAGTCCTGGAGTCCTATGGGTACCGTGTTATTACCGCAGAGGACGGAGAAGATGCGATAGCAGAATTTATGGACAACAGGGAAAGGATTAGCCTCGTCCTGCTTGATATGATCATGCCGAAGAAAAGCGGGGAAGAGGCATATGATGAAATAAAGAAGACAAGCCCAGGCATCAAGACAATGTTTATGAGCGGATATACGATGGATATTTCCCAAAACCATAAGCTTACAGACTCTGGCCTTGATTTTGTCCGTAAACCCATCAGGCCGCAGGACCTCCTGAAAAAAGTAAGGGAGATTTTGGATCGATCGTAAAAGATGCTCATCATAGGCAGGGACTGATCGATTGTCCACTGAGATTACGCTGATAAGTGCTAATATGTCTGCATATACTTAATCGCTTTCAGGGGGATCCATGCTGAAAAGGCCATTCGGAAAACTGCTTGTTATATTACTCACGCTTTTTTTTCTGCTGATATTCCTGCCGGAATTCCTCTCGCTTTACATTGACTGGCTCTGGTTCAAAGACATCGGACGGGGACTGATATTCAGCACACAGGTTCAAGGCCAGGCCTTCTCAGCCCTTGCCGGCGCGCTTGGCGGCTTTCTCATCACATATCTGAACATACAGATCGCGCTGAGGATAATGAAAGGGAGACCAGTTGTTATCCCTCTTAACGTTCAGACAATGCCGCAACTCGATATCCTCCGGCATATAGACCGGATTAGTATCGTTGTTCCTGTTCTGTCAGGCCTCTTTATGGCAAGCCTGTTTAATGCCAACTGGTTCACCCTGCTGTCGTATATTCACGGGGCTGCCTCAGGATATGCCGATCCGATTTTCGGCAAAGATGTCTCTTTTTATCTTTTCAATCTGCCTGCCCACGCGCTTGTTGCCAATGCCCTGCAGCTCACGCTCTGGGCAGCTCTTGGAGCACTTGTCCTGATCTATATTGTCAAAGGCGCGATATACTTCAACAGCCGCGGTGTAACCGCAGAGCGCACGGCCTCGGCACACCTCTCTCTTCTGGGCTCCCTGATCTTCGCTGTTCTGGCCTGGAAGTCTTATATCGGCATGCATGCCATTCTCTACTCGTCCAATGGGCATATCGCAGGCGCCACGTACACTGACGTGCACGCAGTCATCCCCTTCATGAAGATCCGGATCATTATGGCCCTTGCGCTTGCCGCTTTCTTGCTGGCCAACATTTTTTTGAGGCGCAGCCTGCTCCTTGCTGCAGCAGTGGGTATGTATATTGCAGTCTCATTTTTCGGCAGTACTGTGTATCCGGCGATACTGCAGAAGTTTTTTGTTGCGCCGAACGAGTTGGTCAAGGAGACTCCCTATATTAAAAACAACATCGCATTTACACGCAAGGCCTTCGGACTCGACAAGGTACAGGATCGGGACATCTCGGGCAGCACGGCACTCGATCGGAGTGATATCAGAAAGAACAGCGCCACCATAAAGAACATCCGCCTCTGGGACCATAGGCCGCTGCTCGATACCTTCAGCCAGATCCAGGAGATCAGGACCTATTACCGTTTTTCATCCGTGGGAAACGACCGGTACATGATCAACGGAGAATACCGCCAGACCATGCTCTCCCCAAGAGAACTGTCGAGCGAAAGCATCCCGACCAGAAACTGGATCAACGAGACCCTGACATTTACCCACGGATACGGCCTGACACTCGGACAGGTTAATCAGGTTACCCCCGAAGGACTGCCGGTGTTGCTCATCAGGGACATCCCGCCGATATCAACCGCAGAAGCGATCAAGGTGACCAGGCCAGAGATCTATTTCGGCAGGCTCTCAAGTCCTTACGTGATTGTCAATTCGAAGTCCAAAGAGTTTGATTATCCCTCGGGAGAAGAGAATGTCTTCACCGAATATTCAGGGAAGACCGGCGTAGCGCTCGATTCCTTTCTGAAGAAGATGGCCTTTGCTGCCTATTTCAAGTCGATGAAACTTATCCTTTCCAATGATGTTACCAGTAGAAGCAAGGTCATCTTTCACCGCAACATCATGGAACGGGTCCACAAGGTCATGCCGTTTCTGATGATCGATGCAGATCCCTACATGGTCATCGCAGATGACGGACGTCTTTTCTGGATGGTGGATGCGTACACCGTAAGCAGGCGCTTCCCCTATTCCCAGCCATCCCCAAAAGGCATGAACTACATGCGGAATTCGGTAAAGATCACGATCAACGCATTTGACGGCAGCATGATGTTCTATGTGGCAGACCGGGAAGACCCGCTGGTCAGGACAATCGATGCGATCTTTCCGGGAACATTGCAGCCGCTTGCGGAAATGCCGGCCGACCTCAGAAAGCATATCCGCTACCCGCTCGATATCTTCGATATTCAGACGCAGATCTATTCGACCTATCATATGGAAGATCCCCAGAGCTTCTATAACAGGGAGGACCAGTGGGAGATCCCCGCATTAGGCGGCAAAGATAAAGCGGTGATGGAGTCCTACTACACGATCATGAAACTTCCGGAGGAGAAGAAGGAAGAGTTTATCCTGATGCTCCCCTTTAATCCGAAAAAGAAGGACAATCTCTCAGCCTGGATGGTGGCACGGAGCGATGGTGAAGATTACGGGAAACTGGTGGTATACCGCTTTCCCAAGGACAGGCTCGTGTACGGCCCGAAACAGATCGTTGCCAGGTTCAACCAGGATACCGAGATCTCCCGGCAGATCTCGCTCTGGGACCAGCGCGGCTCCCAGGTGATCCAGGGCACGCTGCTGGTTATCCCCATTGAAAACTCCCTGATCTATGTGCAGCCGCTGTACCTGCGTGCAGAGACCGGCAAGATACCCGAACTCAAACGGGTCATTGTTGCGTATGAAAACCGCATTGCGATGGAGGAGACCCTTGATGCGGCGCTTTCAAAAATCTTCGGAGAGGTGAAGGTTACGGACGAGGCTGTGGCCTCAGGCAATGTCCGGCTGCCTGCAGTGCCCTCAGTGAAAGAAGACAAAAAGCTGGCAGCGGTTGCAAAGGAGCATTTTGACCGCGCCATAAAGGCGCAGAGAGAGGGCAACTGGGCACTATATGGAGAAGAAATTCAGAAGCTCGGCGATGCGATCAAAAAGATGCAGAAGTGAACATAAAAAAGGGGCCGACATGGCCCCTTTTTTAGCGAAAGAAATGCAGCAGCGCAATTAATTCTTCGCTACGAGATTCGCAATCTGATCGCCCACCTCGGTTGTGGACATTCCCATCTGACCCGCAGCCTGACTCTT encodes the following:
- a CDS encoding UPF0182 family protein; the protein is MLKRPFGKLLVILLTLFFLLIFLPEFLSLYIDWLWFKDIGRGLIFSTQVQGQAFSALAGALGGFLITYLNIQIALRIMKGRPVVIPLNVQTMPQLDILRHIDRISIVVPVLSGLFMASLFNANWFTLLSYIHGAASGYADPIFGKDVSFYLFNLPAHALVANALQLTLWAALGALVLIYIVKGAIYFNSRGVTAERTASAHLSLLGSLIFAVLAWKSYIGMHAILYSSNGHIAGATYTDVHAVIPFMKIRIIMALALAAFLLANIFLRRSLLLAAAVGMYIAVSFFGSTVYPAILQKFFVAPNELVKETPYIKNNIAFTRKAFGLDKVQDRDISGSTALDRSDIRKNSATIKNIRLWDHRPLLDTFSQIQEIRTYYRFSSVGNDRYMINGEYRQTMLSPRELSSESIPTRNWINETLTFTHGYGLTLGQVNQVTPEGLPVLLIRDIPPISTAEAIKVTRPEIYFGRLSSPYVIVNSKSKEFDYPSGEENVFTEYSGKTGVALDSFLKKMAFAAYFKSMKLILSNDVTSRSKVIFHRNIMERVHKVMPFLMIDADPYMVIADDGRLFWMVDAYTVSRRFPYSQPSPKGMNYMRNSVKITINAFDGSMMFYVADREDPLVRTIDAIFPGTLQPLAEMPADLRKHIRYPLDIFDIQTQIYSTYHMEDPQSFYNREDQWEIPALGGKDKAVMESYYTIMKLPEEKKEEFILMLPFNPKKKDNLSAWMVARSDGEDYGKLVVYRFPKDRLVYGPKQIVARFNQDTEISRQISLWDQRGSQVIQGTLLVIPIENSLIYVQPLYLRAETGKIPELKRVIVAYENRIAMEETLDAALSKIFGEVKVTDEAVASGNVRLPAVPSVKEDKKLAAVAKEHFDRAIKAQREGNWALYGEEIQKLGDAIKKMQK
- a CDS encoding response regulator: MKILITEDNADDRKMLKFNLEHHGCEVIEASDGAEGLHLANAKKPDMIVSDALMPVMDGFQFLRSVKTDEALKSIPFVFYSAVYTGNKEAELAISLGAEAFIIKPKDPQEFWDELIGILEKYRLRNQNKSAPQLIDEEEAFLRKYSHVVAAKLEEKVRELEKAKATILESEQCYRNLFTSLRDVFITVDKERRIINANQPALRDLFGYEVEEIGGQTTRILYADDNSFGLIGNKISTIDKPDRPVIAEVKFRTKSDTVFIGEISLQKLTDNKGNFIGNIEMIRDVTDQKKLEEQLRHAQKMEAVGTLAGGIAHDFNNILNVIMGYGTMIMDKLEADSLLKEQMNEVLTAAERAANLTKRLLVFSRKRAVEVKPININETILGLQKMLGRIIRENVLLHLALADGELNVLADEGQIEQVLMNLAANARDAMPEGGQLTIGTGLQVIDEEYVAMYGYGKPGTHALITVADTGYGMDTETQKKIFEPFFTTKGVGEGTGLGLAISYGIIKQHNGYIKVYSEPEQGTVFKIFLPLSEEAASPDGEKEVPADVKGGNETILVAEDDASLRKLTSSVLESYGYRVITAEDGEDAIAEFMDNRERISLVLLDMIMPKKSGEEAYDEIKKTSPGIKTMFMSGYTMDISQNHKLTDSGLDFVRKPIRPQDLLKKVREILDRS
- a CDS encoding response regulator, whose amino-acid sequence is MQKALVIEDNEDNMNLITFILHKNGYSTVWAENGKRGVELAVQEKPDFIILDIQLPDISGFEVLPLLRSSELDPHVPVIAMTSYAMSGDRERLLNAGCTGYIEKPIDPETVMKEIKKIIGETA